In Streptomyces sp. SID8374, one genomic interval encodes:
- a CDS encoding bifunctional RNase H/acid phosphatase, with product MSAVRRLVVEADGGSRGNPGPAGYGAVVIDAATGETLAEAAEYIGVATNNVAEYRGLIAGLTAAKALFPDEALDVRVRMDSKLVVEQMSGRWKIKHPDMKPLAARAAALLPPSSVTYEWIPRAQNKHADRLANEAMDAGRDGRQWEASASTAELDAPARTPLPDRGPPGDAAAGAAKARAALAAARGGSDAGTLFEVDTPAEPQPTDATAVAEAPDATAVGEAADATGVTAAPQVGWAAAPDLGAPATFVLLRHGETLLTPEKRFSGSGGTDPELSAAGRDQAARAAAHFAALGTVQEIVSSPLRRCRETAAAVADRLGLDVRIEDGLRETDFGAWEGLTFGEVRERYGDDLTAWLADPGTAPTGGGESFAAVAERVAAARDRLTARYAGRTVVLVTHVTPIKTLVRLALEAPAQAMFRMELSAASISTVAYYGDGNASVRLLNDTSHLR from the coding sequence ATGAGCGCTGTCCGCCGACTGGTGGTGGAGGCCGACGGCGGCTCCCGGGGCAACCCGGGGCCCGCCGGTTACGGTGCGGTCGTCATCGACGCGGCCACCGGCGAGACCCTCGCCGAGGCCGCCGAGTACATCGGCGTCGCGACCAACAACGTCGCCGAGTACCGGGGCCTGATCGCCGGTCTGACGGCCGCGAAGGCGCTGTTCCCGGACGAGGCCTTGGACGTCCGCGTCCGGATGGACTCCAAGCTGGTGGTGGAGCAGATGTCGGGGCGCTGGAAGATCAAGCACCCCGACATGAAGCCGCTGGCGGCCCGGGCCGCCGCTCTCCTGCCGCCGTCCTCCGTGACGTACGAGTGGATCCCGCGCGCGCAGAACAAGCACGCGGACCGGCTCGCCAACGAGGCGATGGACGCGGGCCGCGACGGCCGCCAGTGGGAGGCGTCGGCCTCCACGGCCGAGCTGGACGCGCCCGCGCGCACCCCGCTGCCCGACCGGGGCCCGCCCGGCGACGCGGCGGCGGGCGCGGCGAAGGCCCGGGCGGCGCTGGCGGCGGCGCGGGGCGGGTCGGACGCCGGGACGCTGTTCGAGGTCGACACTCCGGCAGAACCTCAGCCCACGGACGCCACCGCCGTCGCCGAGGCGCCCGATGCCACCGCTGTCGGAGAGGCGGCCGACGCCACGGGCGTCACAGCGGCTCCGCAGGTCGGCTGGGCCGCCGCCCCCGACCTCGGCGCGCCCGCCACCTTCGTCCTGCTGCGGCACGGCGAGACGCTGCTCACCCCCGAGAAGCGGTTCTCCGGCAGCGGCGGCACCGACCCCGAACTCTCGGCCGCCGGCCGCGACCAGGCCGCCCGGGCCGCCGCGCACTTCGCCGCGCTCGGCACGGTCCAGGAGATCGTCAGCTCACCGCTGCGCCGCTGCCGCGAGACGGCGGCGGCCGTCGCCGACCGCCTCGGCCTGGACGTCCGCATCGAGGACGGCCTGCGCGAGACGGACTTCGGCGCGTGGGAGGGGCTGACCTTCGGTGAGGTACGTGAGCGGTACGGGGACGACCTGACCGCCTGGCTCGCAGACCCGGGGACCGCGCCGACGGGCGGCGGCGAGAGCTTCGCCGCGGTCGCCGAGCGGGTCGCGGCCGCCCGGGACCGGCTGACCGCCCGGTACGCGGGCCGCACGGTCGTGCTCGTCACCCACGTGACCCCGATCAAGACGCTGGTCCGGCTGGCGCTGGAGGCTCCGGCGCAGGCGATGTTCCGGATGGAGCTGTCGGCGGCCTCGATCTCGACCGTCGCGTACTACGGGGACGGCAACGCCTCCGTACGCCTGCTGAACGACACCTCGCACCTGCGCTAG
- a CDS encoding Zn-dependent alcohol dehydrogenase: MRAAVLHEIGQEKLEVLDDVEAVGFGPGKVKLRIRATGLCHSDVSAMSGILPQPAPFIPGHEGAGEVVDVGDGVSGLSAGDRVLVCWLPACGACPSCKRGQTQLCLAGFMNAGTPNFKRPGGDVFGFAGTGTFTEEVVVGAGCAVPIPDDVPFEIAALIGCGVTTGLGAAINTAKVEAGSSVAVIGCGGVGISTIQGARVQGAAQILAVDPVASRREAALRFGATEAVAPGELADAQQRITGGEGFDYVFEVVGKSATARTAYEHTRRGGTLCVVGAGAMDDHFQVNMFELFFDEKRILPSMYGGGDVLRSYERAIALWRAGRIDLESMITHRVRLEEVNDALDQMRTGESLRTCIEL; the protein is encoded by the coding sequence ATGCGCGCAGCCGTACTGCACGAGATAGGCCAGGAGAAGCTGGAAGTCCTCGACGACGTCGAGGCGGTGGGGTTCGGCCCCGGAAAGGTCAAGCTCCGCATCCGGGCCACCGGGCTCTGCCACTCCGACGTCTCCGCGATGAGCGGCATCCTCCCGCAGCCCGCCCCCTTCATCCCCGGCCACGAGGGCGCGGGCGAGGTCGTCGACGTCGGTGACGGCGTGAGCGGCCTCAGCGCCGGCGACCGGGTCCTCGTCTGCTGGCTGCCCGCCTGCGGGGCCTGTCCGTCCTGCAAGCGCGGCCAGACCCAGCTCTGCCTCGCGGGCTTCATGAACGCGGGCACCCCCAACTTCAAGCGCCCCGGCGGCGATGTCTTCGGCTTCGCGGGCACCGGCACCTTCACCGAGGAGGTCGTCGTCGGCGCGGGCTGCGCGGTGCCGATCCCCGACGACGTACCGTTCGAGATCGCCGCCCTCATCGGCTGCGGGGTCACCACCGGCCTCGGCGCGGCCATCAACACGGCGAAGGTGGAGGCGGGTTCGTCGGTCGCGGTCATCGGCTGCGGCGGCGTCGGCATCTCCACCATCCAGGGCGCCCGCGTCCAGGGCGCCGCCCAGATCCTCGCCGTCGACCCAGTTGCCTCCCGCCGCGAGGCCGCCCTCCGCTTCGGCGCCACCGAGGCCGTCGCACCCGGTGAACTGGCCGACGCGCAGCAGCGCATCACCGGCGGTGAGGGCTTCGACTACGTCTTCGAGGTCGTCGGCAAGTCCGCCACCGCCCGCACCGCCTACGAGCACACCCGGCGCGGCGGCACCCTCTGCGTCGTCGGCGCCGGGGCGATGGACGACCACTTCCAGGTCAACATGTTCGAGCTGTTCTTCGACGAGAAGCGCATCCTCCCCTCGATGTACGGCGGTGGGGACGTGCTCCGCTCCTACGAACGGGCCATCGCGCTCTGGCGGGCGGGCCGGATCGACCTGGAGTCGATGATCACCCACCGGGTCCGGCTGGAGGAGGTCAACGACGCCCTGGACCAGATGCGGACCGGTGAGTCGCTGCGTACCTGCATCGAACTCTGA
- a CDS encoding sulfite exporter TauE/SafE family protein, translating to MDWPTGLLGFAAGLLISVATAPVGVSGAVFLLPVQVSVLGVPSPAVTPTNLLYNVVAGPGALLRHHRSGGLRGPLTRLLVLGTVPGVVVGAVIRVFAVPGPSVFRLLITVLLLPLGGWLCLRTLHRAARTVPAREPSSRAITRLAMAVGVAGGIYGIGGGSLLGPILVGRGMPVAKVAPAALAATFVTSVVGAGTYALLSLTTTGDIAPYWSLGLACGLGGLCGGYLGARLQPRMPETALRLLLGVLALGIGGLYAVQTVS from the coding sequence ATGGACTGGCCGACCGGGCTGCTCGGGTTCGCCGCCGGGCTGCTGATCTCGGTGGCGACCGCCCCGGTCGGGGTGTCGGGCGCGGTGTTCCTGCTGCCGGTCCAGGTCAGCGTGCTCGGGGTGCCGAGCCCCGCGGTCACCCCGACCAACCTGCTCTACAACGTGGTCGCGGGCCCCGGGGCTCTGCTGCGCCACCACAGGAGCGGCGGGCTGCGCGGCCCCCTGACCCGGCTGCTGGTCCTCGGCACCGTTCCCGGGGTCGTCGTCGGCGCGGTGATCCGGGTCTTCGCGGTGCCGGGTCCCTCGGTGTTCCGGCTGCTGATCACGGTGCTGCTGCTCCCGCTGGGCGGCTGGCTCTGCCTGCGTACGCTGCACCGCGCCGCGCGCACGGTCCCCGCCCGGGAGCCCTCTTCCCGGGCCATCACCCGCCTCGCCATGGCCGTCGGTGTCGCCGGGGGCATCTACGGGATCGGCGGCGGCTCGCTGCTCGGCCCGATCCTGGTCGGGCGCGGGATGCCGGTCGCGAAGGTGGCCCCGGCCGCGCTGGCCGCCACCTTCGTGACCTCGGTCGTGGGCGCGGGGACGTACGCCCTGCTCTCCCTCACCACGACCGGCGACATCGCCCCGTACTGGTCGCTCGGTCTGGCCTGCGGCCTGGGCGGACTGTGTGGGGGGTACCTGGGCGCGCGTCTCCAGCCTCGTATGCCGGAGACGGCGTTGCGGCTGCTGCTGGGGGTGCTGGCACTGGGCATCGGCGGGCTGTACGCGGTACAGACAGTGAGCTGA
- a CDS encoding C4-type zinc ribbon domain-containing protein, with protein sequence MNAAPADQIRLLDVQALDVRLSQLSHKSNSLPEHAEIEQLSSDLAQLRDLLVASTTEESDTTREQTKAEQDVDQVRQRAVRDQQRLDSGAVSSPKDLESLQRELTSLAKRQGDLEDVVLEIMERREAAQERVAELTQRVAAVQAKVDDATARRDAATAELDAEIATVTKDRQVVAEVIPADLMKLYDKLRAQQGGVGAARLYQRRCEGCRLELNITEVNDVKSASPDTVLRCENCHRILVRTSESGL encoded by the coding sequence CTGAACGCCGCGCCCGCCGACCAGATCCGACTCCTCGACGTCCAGGCCCTCGACGTACGTCTCTCCCAGCTCTCCCACAAGAGCAACTCGCTGCCGGAGCACGCCGAGATCGAGCAGCTCAGCAGCGACCTCGCCCAGCTGCGTGACCTGCTGGTCGCCTCCACCACCGAGGAGAGCGACACCACCCGCGAGCAGACCAAGGCCGAGCAGGACGTCGACCAGGTGCGCCAGCGCGCCGTCCGCGACCAGCAGCGGCTGGACTCCGGCGCGGTCTCCTCGCCCAAGGACCTGGAGAGCCTCCAGCGCGAGCTCACCTCGCTCGCCAAGCGCCAGGGAGACCTGGAGGACGTCGTCCTGGAGATCATGGAGCGCCGCGAGGCCGCCCAGGAGCGGGTCGCCGAGCTGACCCAGCGGGTCGCCGCCGTCCAGGCCAAGGTCGACGACGCCACCGCCCGCCGGGACGCCGCCACCGCCGAACTGGACGCCGAGATCGCCACGGTGACCAAGGACCGCCAGGTCGTCGCCGAGGTCATCCCCGCCGACCTGATGAAGCTGTACGACAAGCTCCGCGCCCAGCAGGGCGGCGTCGGCGCCGCCCGGCTCTACCAGCGCCGCTGCGAGGGCTGCCGCCTGGAGCTGAACATCACCGAGGTCAACGACGTGAAGTCCGCGTCCCCCGACACGGTGCTGCGCTGCGAGAACTGCCACCGCATCCTGGTCCGCACCTCGGAGTCGGGCCTGTAA
- a CDS encoding iron-siderophore ABC transporter substrate-binding protein: protein MSLRPRGTAAVALAVAAALSLSACGSGDGGDADGKGAGGDKKAAVATGGKDFADAAKKTAAYGTEVEPGEFPRTVTHAMGKTEIEAAPKRVVVLDVGEFDNVVSLGLKPVGYAPSEGDAAIPSYLEKGAGSPKSVGTINSLNLEAIAGLKPDLILGSQLRAADKYDELSKIAPTVFSIRPGFTWKENYLLNAAALDRTERAHSALAAYQAKAEKLGEDIGADKPTVSMVRYMPDRLRLYARASFIGTILEDVGLPRPKNQQIDDLATEISPERIDEADADWIFTGVYGDAKATQRDTAQSNPLWKKLDAVKEGRAKDVSDETWYLGLGVTAAGLVLDDLRADLVK, encoded by the coding sequence ATGTCCCTTCGGCCCCGCGGTACCGCCGCAGTCGCCCTGGCGGTCGCCGCCGCCCTCTCCCTCTCGGCCTGCGGGAGCGGCGACGGCGGGGACGCGGACGGGAAGGGTGCGGGCGGTGACAAGAAGGCGGCCGTCGCCACCGGTGGCAAGGACTTCGCGGACGCGGCGAAGAAGACGGCGGCGTACGGCACCGAGGTCGAGCCCGGTGAGTTCCCCCGCACCGTCACCCACGCCATGGGGAAGACCGAGATCGAGGCGGCCCCGAAGCGCGTGGTCGTCCTCGACGTCGGGGAGTTCGACAACGTTGTTTCGCTCGGCCTGAAGCCCGTCGGCTACGCGCCCAGCGAGGGCGACGCGGCCATCCCCTCGTACCTGGAGAAGGGCGCGGGAAGCCCGAAGAGCGTCGGCACGATCAACAGCCTCAACCTGGAGGCGATCGCGGGTCTCAAGCCCGACCTGATCCTCGGCAGCCAGCTGCGCGCGGCCGACAAGTACGACGAGCTGTCCAAGATCGCCCCGACCGTGTTCTCCATCCGCCCGGGCTTCACCTGGAAGGAGAACTACCTCCTCAACGCGGCCGCCCTGGACCGCACCGAGCGGGCCCACTCGGCACTGGCCGCGTACCAGGCGAAGGCGGAGAAGCTCGGTGAGGACATCGGTGCCGACAAGCCGACCGTCTCGATGGTCCGCTACATGCCCGACCGCCTGCGCCTCTACGCCAGGGCGTCGTTCATCGGCACGATCCTGGAGGACGTCGGCCTGCCCCGCCCGAAGAACCAGCAGATCGACGACCTCGCCACCGAGATCAGCCCGGAGCGGATCGACGAGGCGGACGCCGACTGGATCTTCACCGGCGTCTACGGCGACGCGAAGGCGACCCAGCGCGACACCGCCCAGTCCAACCCGCTGTGGAAGAAGCTGGACGCGGTCAAGGAGGGCCGGGCCAAGGACGTCTCCGACGAGACCTGGTACCTGGGCCTCGGCGTCACCGCCGCCGGCCTGGTCCTCGACGACCTCCGCGCGGACCTGGTGAAGTGA
- a CDS encoding 3-oxoacyl-ACP reductase, translating to MSLPLPLDGLSAIVTGAGRGLGRAEALELARLGAAVVVNDYGQPGRDGSGEASAAPAEEVAAEIRAAGGRATAHLGDVSDHEQARVLVELAVSTYGKLDILVNNAGILRDRMIFSMSEDEWDAVIRVHLKGHFNTTHFAAAHWRSRSKEAGSPVYGRIVNTSSEAYLAGSAGQPNYAAAKGGIVGLTTSTALALAKYGVTANAICPRARTRMTEDVFAGFQEPADGTLDALAPEHVSPLVGYLASPAAAGVNGQLLVVHGGMVAIVERPRVAAKFDAAKETFTFAELDELITPYYADRPRGETFAAAEVLGLKRE from the coding sequence ATGTCACTTCCCCTCCCGCTGGACGGGCTGTCCGCGATCGTCACCGGCGCCGGCCGGGGCCTCGGCCGCGCCGAGGCGCTCGAACTGGCCCGGCTCGGCGCGGCCGTCGTCGTCAACGACTACGGGCAGCCCGGCCGCGACGGCTCGGGCGAGGCGTCGGCCGCGCCCGCCGAGGAGGTCGCCGCCGAGATCCGCGCGGCGGGCGGCCGGGCGACCGCCCACCTCGGAGACGTGTCCGACCATGAACAGGCCCGCGTACTGGTGGAGTTGGCGGTCTCCACCTACGGAAAGCTGGACATCCTGGTCAACAACGCGGGCATCCTGCGCGACCGGATGATCTTCTCGATGAGCGAGGACGAGTGGGACGCGGTCATCCGCGTCCACCTCAAGGGCCACTTCAACACCACGCACTTCGCCGCCGCCCACTGGCGCTCCCGCTCCAAGGAGGCGGGCAGCCCGGTGTACGGGCGGATCGTCAACACCTCGTCGGAGGCGTACCTCGCGGGCTCCGCCGGGCAGCCCAACTACGCGGCGGCCAAAGGCGGCATCGTGGGGCTCACCACCTCCACCGCACTCGCCCTCGCCAAGTACGGCGTCACCGCCAACGCCATCTGCCCGCGCGCCCGGACCCGGATGACCGAGGACGTGTTCGCGGGCTTCCAGGAACCGGCCGACGGCACCCTCGACGCACTGGCCCCCGAGCATGTCTCCCCGCTCGTCGGCTATCTCGCCTCACCCGCCGCCGCCGGGGTCAACGGGCAGCTGCTCGTCGTCCACGGGGGCATGGTCGCGATCGTCGAACGGCCCAGGGTGGCGGCCAAGTTCGACGCGGCGAAGGAGACGTTCACCTTCGCCGAGCTGGACGAGCTGATCACCCCGTACTACGCGGACCGGCCGCGCGGCGAGACGTTCGCGGCGGCCGAAGTGCTGGGCCTCAAGCGGGAGTAG
- a CDS encoding RNB domain-containing ribonuclease, whose amino-acid sequence MPRRHLRMTGAADCSLGAALRALRTELGLLAGFPAEVLAEAAEAVREPELSAHEDATDLPFLTIDPAASTDLDQAMHLERRHHGYRVHYAIADVAAFVRPGGALDAEAHRRVTTLYFPDGRIPLHPTVLSEGAASLLPGATRPAALWRIDLDSDGRTVATDVRRALVRSRAKLDYAGVQRQIDTGTAEEPLALLRDIGRLREEQELARGGISLNVPEQEITEHDGSYGLAYRAPLPAEDWNAQVSLLTGMAAAHLMAETGTGILRTLPIAPDGAVARLRRSAHALRIDWPHHVPYAEVVRSLDPTKGNHAAFLQECTTLLRGAGYTAFDHGELPDPAVHAAVADLYTHCTAPLRRLVDRYASELCLAATAGKEPPEWVREALPALPKEMAEGTRRAGAVERACVDLVEAVLLEDRVGELFDAYVVDIQERNPTVGTVHLRDPAIVGRIEGGTAALPLGERLRVRLTQAGPAAKTVLFAPA is encoded by the coding sequence ATGCCCCGCCGCCACCTGCGTATGACCGGCGCCGCCGACTGCTCGCTCGGGGCCGCCCTGCGCGCCCTGCGCACCGAACTCGGCCTCCTCGCCGGCTTCCCGGCCGAGGTGCTGGCCGAGGCGGCGGAGGCGGTGCGGGAGCCGGAGCTGTCGGCCCACGAGGACGCCACGGACCTGCCCTTCCTCACCATCGACCCGGCCGCCTCCACGGACCTGGACCAGGCGATGCACCTGGAGCGCCGCCACCACGGCTACCGGGTGCACTACGCCATCGCGGACGTCGCCGCCTTCGTCCGTCCGGGCGGCGCACTCGACGCCGAGGCCCACCGCCGGGTCACCACCCTCTACTTCCCCGACGGCCGGATCCCCCTCCACCCCACCGTCCTCTCCGAGGGCGCCGCCAGCCTCCTTCCCGGCGCCACCCGCCCCGCCGCGCTCTGGCGGATCGACCTGGACAGCGACGGCCGTACGGTCGCCACCGACGTACGCCGGGCCCTGGTCCGCAGCCGCGCGAAACTCGACTACGCGGGCGTCCAACGGCAGATCGACACGGGCACGGCCGAAGAACCGCTCGCCCTGCTCCGGGACATCGGACGGCTCCGCGAGGAGCAGGAACTCGCGCGCGGCGGCATCTCGCTGAACGTTCCCGAGCAGGAGATCACCGAGCACGACGGCTCCTACGGCCTCGCCTACCGAGCCCCGCTCCCCGCCGAGGACTGGAACGCCCAGGTCTCCCTGCTCACCGGCATGGCCGCCGCCCACCTGATGGCCGAGACGGGCACCGGCATCCTCCGCACCCTGCCGATCGCCCCGGACGGAGCCGTCGCCCGGCTGCGGCGCTCCGCCCACGCCCTGCGCATCGACTGGCCGCACCACGTCCCGTACGCCGAGGTCGTCCGCTCCCTCGACCCGACCAAGGGCAACCACGCGGCGTTCCTCCAGGAGTGCACCACCCTGCTGCGCGGCGCCGGCTACACCGCCTTCGACCACGGCGAACTCCCCGACCCCGCCGTCCACGCGGCCGTCGCCGACCTCTACACGCACTGCACGGCACCGCTGCGCCGCCTGGTCGACCGGTACGCCTCCGAGCTCTGCCTGGCGGCCACCGCCGGGAAGGAGCCCCCGGAGTGGGTACGGGAGGCGCTCCCCGCGCTCCCGAAGGAGATGGCCGAGGGAACGCGCCGCGCGGGCGCCGTGGAGCGGGCCTGCGTCGACCTGGTCGAGGCGGTGCTGCTGGAGGACCGGGTGGGCGAGCTCTTCGACGCGTACGTCGTCGACATCCAGGAGCGGAACCCCACCGTCGGCACGGTCCACCTCCGGGACCCGGCGATCGTGGGCCGGATCGAGGGCGGCACGGCCGCGCTCCCGCTGGGGGAGCGGCTACGGGTCCGGCTCACGCAGGCAGGTCCGGCGGCGAAGACGGTGCTGTTCGCTCCGGCGTGA
- the eda gene encoding bifunctional 4-hydroxy-2-oxoglutarate aldolase/2-dehydro-3-deoxy-phosphogluconate aldolase, which yields MTSSSPPPAAPSATSVLDLAPVIPVVVLHDAADAVPLARALVAGGLPAIEVTLRTAAALESIRAIAAEVPGAVVGAGTVISPQHVRDTVDAGARFLVSPGWTDALLEAMKESGVPFLPGVSTTSEVVALLEHGVSDMKFFPAEAAGGTAYLKALSAPLPQARFCPTGGISLTSAPSYLALPNVACVGGSWMVPGDAIAAKDWDRVARLAAEAAALGS from the coding sequence ATGACCTCCTCCTCGCCGCCGCCCGCCGCGCCCTCCGCCACCTCCGTACTGGATCTCGCCCCCGTCATCCCCGTCGTCGTCCTGCACGACGCGGCCGACGCGGTGCCGCTGGCGCGGGCGCTGGTGGCGGGCGGGCTCCCGGCGATAGAGGTGACCCTGCGGACAGCGGCCGCGCTGGAGTCGATCCGGGCCATCGCCGCCGAGGTGCCGGGCGCGGTCGTCGGCGCGGGCACGGTCATCTCGCCGCAGCACGTGCGGGACACCGTCGACGCGGGGGCCAGGTTCCTGGTCAGCCCGGGGTGGACGGACGCGCTGCTGGAGGCGATGAAGGAGTCCGGGGTGCCGTTCCTGCCCGGCGTGTCGACCACCTCCGAGGTGGTGGCCCTGCTGGAGCACGGGGTGAGCGACATGAAGTTCTTCCCGGCCGAGGCCGCGGGCGGCACCGCCTATCTCAAGGCGCTCTCCGCCCCGCTCCCCCAGGCCCGCTTCTGCCCGACCGGCGGCATCTCGCTCACCTCCGCGCCCTCGTACCTCGCCCTGCCGAACGTCGCGTGCGTGGGCGGCAGTTGGATGGTGCCGGGCGACGCGATCGCGGCGAAGGACTGGGACCGGGTGGCCCGGCTGGCGGCGGAGGCGGCCGCGCTCGGGTCGTAA
- a CDS encoding Nif3-like dinuclear metal center hexameric protein, whose protein sequence is MPRLSEVIAALDALWPPERAEGWDAVGTVCGDPDAEVDRVLFAVDPVHAIADEALKLGAQLIVTHHPLYLRGTTTVAADTFKGKVVHTLIKHGIALHVAHTNADTADPGVSDALAGALDLRVTGPLVPDPTDPHGRRGLGRICELDHPETLAAFAARAAARLPATAQGIRLAGDPEALVRTVAVSGGSGDSLFDAVRAAGVDAFLTADLRHHPASEAVQHSPLGLVDAAHWATEWPWCEQAAAQLDALSDRHGWDLRVHVSTQVTDPWTTHHSSGAPN, encoded by the coding sequence GTGCCCCGTCTGTCTGAAGTCATCGCCGCCCTCGACGCCCTCTGGCCCCCCGAGCGGGCCGAGGGATGGGACGCGGTCGGCACGGTCTGCGGCGACCCGGACGCCGAGGTCGACCGGGTGCTGTTCGCGGTCGACCCCGTCCACGCGATCGCCGACGAGGCCCTGAAGCTCGGCGCCCAGCTGATCGTCACCCACCACCCGCTCTATCTGCGCGGGACGACGACGGTCGCCGCCGACACCTTCAAGGGCAAGGTCGTCCACACCCTCATCAAGCACGGCATCGCGCTCCACGTCGCGCACACCAACGCCGACACCGCCGACCCCGGTGTCTCCGACGCCCTCGCCGGCGCCCTGGACCTGCGCGTCACCGGGCCCCTCGTACCGGACCCCACCGACCCCCACGGGCGGCGCGGACTGGGCCGGATCTGCGAGCTCGACCACCCCGAGACCCTGGCCGCCTTCGCCGCCCGGGCCGCCGCCCGGCTCCCCGCCACCGCGCAGGGCATCCGGCTGGCCGGCGACCCGGAGGCGCTCGTGCGCACCGTCGCCGTCAGCGGCGGCTCCGGCGACAGCCTCTTCGACGCCGTACGCGCCGCAGGCGTCGATGCCTTCCTCACCGCCGACCTGCGCCACCACCCGGCGTCCGAGGCCGTGCAGCACTCGCCGCTCGGCCTGGTCGACGCCGCGCACTGGGCCACCGAGTGGCCCTGGTGCGAGCAGGCGGCCGCGCAACTCGACGCGCTTTCCGACCGCCACGGATGGGACCTGCGGGTCCACGTCTCGACGCAGGTCACCGACCCCTGGACCACCCACCATTCCTCTGGAGCCCCCAACTGA
- a CDS encoding MaoC/PaaZ C-terminal domain-containing protein, giving the protein MPIDAPAALAADPRRAEIAWNHKDVQLYHLGLGAGIPATDPDELRYTLESRLQVLPSFATVAGAGTAAFGGMGAAGIDVDLAAVLHGAQSVRVHRPIPVTGRAVQTSKVAAVYDKGKAAVIVLRTEASDDDGPLWTNDAQIFVRGEGGFGGERGPSDRLTVPDRAPDRTVERPIREDQALLYRLSGDWNPLHADPAFAKQAGFDRPILHGLCTYGMTLKAVTDTLLDGDVSRITAYRTRFAGVVFPGETLRIRMWTGEGNRVQVTVTAAERDDAPVLADTLVEHS; this is encoded by the coding sequence ATGCCCATCGATGCCCCAGCGGCCCTCGCCGCCGACCCCCGCCGAGCCGAGATCGCCTGGAACCACAAGGACGTCCAGCTCTACCACCTGGGCCTGGGCGCGGGGATCCCCGCCACCGACCCCGACGAGCTGCGCTACACCCTGGAGTCCCGGCTCCAGGTGCTGCCGAGCTTCGCCACCGTCGCGGGCGCCGGAACCGCCGCGTTCGGCGGGATGGGCGCGGCCGGGATCGACGTGGACCTCGCCGCCGTCCTGCACGGCGCCCAGTCCGTACGCGTGCACCGGCCGATCCCCGTCACCGGGCGGGCCGTACAGACCTCGAAGGTCGCGGCGGTGTACGACAAGGGCAAGGCCGCCGTCATCGTGCTGCGGACCGAGGCGAGCGACGACGACGGTCCGCTCTGGACCAACGACGCCCAGATCTTCGTACGGGGAGAGGGCGGCTTCGGCGGTGAACGCGGCCCCTCCGACCGGCTCACCGTCCCCGACCGGGCCCCCGACCGCACGGTGGAGCGCCCGATCCGCGAGGACCAGGCGCTGCTCTACCGGCTCTCCGGGGACTGGAACCCGCTCCACGCGGACCCGGCCTTCGCCAAGCAGGCCGGGTTCGACCGGCCGATCCTGCACGGGCTGTGCACGTACGGCATGACCCTGAAGGCCGTCACCGACACCCTGCTGGACGGCGACGTCTCCCGTATCACCGCCTACCGCACCCGCTTCGCCGGAGTGGTCTTCCCCGGCGAGACCCTCCGCATCCGGATGTGGACGGGGGAGGGCAACCGGGTCCAGGTGACGGTCACCGCCGCCGAGCGGGACGACGCCCCGGTCCTCGCGGACACGCTCGTCGAACACTCCTGA
- the yaaA gene encoding peroxide stress protein YaaA yields the protein MLVLLPPSEGKAASGRGAPLKPESLSLPGLAEARAAVLEELVGLCQADEEKAREVLGLSVGLRGEVGKNAELRTAGTRPAGELYTGVLYDALDLASLDADARRRAAKSLLVFSGLWGAVRIGDRIPPYRCSMGVKLPGLGALGAYWRKPMEAVMPEAAGDGLVLDLRSSAYAAAWKPKGEVAARTASVRVLQSQIVDGVEKRSVVSHFNKATKGRMVRDLLMAGARPKDPERLVDALRDLGYVVEAEAPARAGRPWSLDVVVTEIH from the coding sequence GTGCTCGTGCTGTTGCCGCCCTCCGAAGGAAAGGCCGCCTCGGGGCGCGGGGCTCCCCTGAAGCCGGAGTCGCTGTCGCTGCCGGGGCTCGCCGAGGCCCGGGCGGCGGTCCTGGAGGAGCTGGTCGGCCTCTGCCAGGCGGACGAGGAGAAGGCCCGTGAGGTGCTCGGGCTGAGCGTGGGTCTGCGGGGCGAGGTCGGGAAGAACGCCGAGCTGCGGACCGCCGGGACCCGGCCGGCCGGGGAGCTGTACACGGGGGTCCTGTACGACGCCCTCGACCTGGCCTCCCTGGACGCCGACGCCCGTCGCCGCGCCGCGAAGTCGCTGCTGGTCTTCTCCGGGCTCTGGGGCGCGGTGCGGATCGGCGACCGGATTCCGCCGTACCGCTGTTCGATGGGCGTGAAGCTCCCCGGCCTCGGAGCGCTCGGCGCGTACTGGCGTAAGCCCATGGAGGCCGTCATGCCCGAGGCCGCCGGGGACGGGCTCGTCCTGGACCTGCGGTCCTCCGCCTATGCGGCGGCCTGGAAGCCGAAGGGCGAGGTGGCCGCGCGTACGGCGAGTGTGCGGGTGCTCCAGTCGCAGATCGTGGACGGGGTGGAGAAGCGGTCCGTCGTCAGCCACTTCAACAAGGCGACCAAGGGGCGGATGGTGCGGGACCTGCTGATGGCGGGGGCGCGGCCGAAGGACCCGGAGCGGCTGGTGGATGCGCTGCGGGACCTCGGGTACGTGGTCGAGGCCGAGGCCCCTGCGCGGGCCGGGCGGCCGTGGTCACTCGATGTGGTGGTGACGGAGATCCACTAG